One Flagellimonas sp. CMM7 genomic region harbors:
- a CDS encoding VCBS repeat-containing protein, with translation MERLIKSLLCIILVVCFYACTKTDWSKKIFEPLSERHTNIKFSNSLVENDSLNYFTYPYLYLGGGVSAGDINNDGLIDLYFTGNMVENKLYLNKGNLRFEDITISAHVTGDSRWYTGSTMADVNNDGYLDIYCSVAGKFEPKENQLFINKGDNTFIESAKEFGLAENGNSIQSTFFDYDKDGDLDVYIANYPSTSFNAPTNYYLFKMNAPKNIETDKLLRNNGDNTFSDVTKEAGLKSFGLSLSATVGDLNNDGWPDLYVSNDFSSPDFLYQNNKDGTFSNIIKKATKHTSHFGMGVDIADFNNDGFLDILQVDMDAADNRRAKANMASMNPNLFWVNVNAGFQYQYMHNTLQLNNGVINGNTPDFSNVSRLAGISSTDWSWGPLLADLDNDGFKDVFITNGTRREINNKDYLKTLEKKINNNDSLLKWNLAFPSEKIDNFVFKNNGDLTFERKNKDWGIQYKGFSNGSVYVDLDNDGDLEIVTNNIDDYASIFENKSSETNNHITLHFRGITDNHFGIGVKAYVYTDGSTQLEEMTLTRGFQSSIAPRLHFGLGKKEKIDSIRIVWPDEKIQSIIAPRINSFKEVRYNEAIALNKRENEKSNRIFSTVQDSSISILHKHVENYYDDFNKEILLPHQTSKLGPGIGIGDLNNDGTDDLVIAAAAQNTTVLFFQNKDGGFVKSDTEVFALDSGSEDIGIHIFDVENDGDKDIYISSGGNEFLPNSKQLQDRLYINDGSGNFQKEVFALPEMTTSSSRVHSFDFDKDGDLDLFVGGRLIPGNYPSPANSYLLENISKGDKIQFVDATEKLAPELKKLGMVTDGLWTDFDNDGWTDLIVVGEWMPITILKNNGGYFSNISPALGLDDTNGWWFSIKDGDFDRDGDMDYIIGNLGKNFKYKANEEETFDIYFNDFDNNNTNDIVLSYFSEGEQFPVRGRECSSQQIPAIKKKFKNYESYSQATLEDIYTEEVLENSLHYQVKSFSSIYLENKKGKFVKNKLPNLAQISSINQILIDDFDQDDNLDALIVGNLYNSEVETPRNDASNGLLLKGDGKGDFLPVLAINSGFYASGDVKDMSRIKIVDKEYIVVSKNSDYLQFIEIR, from the coding sequence ATGGAAAGATTGATAAAAAGCCTTTTGTGCATTATACTAGTTGTATGTTTTTATGCTTGTACCAAAACTGACTGGTCAAAAAAAATATTTGAACCTTTAAGTGAAAGACATACCAATATCAAGTTTTCCAATTCTCTCGTTGAAAATGATTCCCTTAATTACTTTACCTATCCATATCTCTACTTGGGTGGAGGGGTTTCCGCAGGTGATATCAACAATGATGGTTTGATTGATTTGTATTTTACTGGCAATATGGTGGAAAACAAACTCTACCTTAACAAAGGTAATTTACGGTTTGAGGATATTACCATTTCAGCCCATGTCACTGGAGACTCGCGATGGTACACTGGCAGCACCATGGCAGATGTAAATAATGACGGTTATTTAGATATTTATTGTTCCGTTGCGGGCAAATTCGAGCCCAAAGAAAACCAACTTTTTATCAATAAAGGCGATAATACGTTTATTGAAAGTGCCAAAGAATTTGGTTTGGCGGAAAATGGAAATAGTATTCAAAGTACTTTTTTTGATTATGATAAAGATGGTGATTTAGATGTCTATATAGCCAATTATCCTTCAACATCGTTCAATGCCCCTACCAATTACTATTTGTTCAAGATGAACGCTCCAAAAAACATTGAAACGGATAAACTACTTCGAAACAATGGGGACAACACTTTTTCAGATGTTACCAAAGAGGCAGGTCTGAAATCTTTTGGCTTATCACTCAGTGCCACAGTTGGTGACTTGAACAATGATGGTTGGCCCGACCTATATGTTTCCAACGATTTTAGTTCTCCCGACTTTCTATATCAAAACAATAAGGACGGAACATTTTCAAACATCATCAAAAAAGCCACAAAACACACATCACATTTTGGTATGGGGGTCGATATTGCTGATTTCAACAATGATGGTTTTTTGGACATTCTTCAAGTCGATATGGATGCTGCTGATAATAGGCGTGCAAAGGCTAATATGGCAAGTATGAACCCAAACTTGTTTTGGGTGAACGTGAACGCAGGTTTCCAATATCAATACATGCACAATACCCTACAGTTGAACAATGGGGTGATCAATGGGAATACTCCTGATTTTAGCAATGTCTCGAGGTTGGCAGGCATTTCTTCCACAGATTGGAGTTGGGGACCGTTGTTGGCAGATTTAGACAATGACGGTTTTAAAGACGTTTTTATCACCAATGGCACACGAAGGGAAATCAACAATAAAGACTACTTGAAAACGCTCGAAAAAAAGATTAATAACAATGATAGTTTGCTAAAGTGGAACCTCGCCTTTCCTTCTGAAAAAATTGACAATTTTGTTTTCAAAAATAATGGCGATCTCACATTTGAAAGAAAAAACAAAGATTGGGGCATTCAATACAAAGGCTTCTCCAATGGTAGCGTCTATGTAGATTTGGATAACGATGGTGATTTAGAAATTGTGACCAACAATATTGATGATTATGCCTCGATTTTTGAAAATAAGAGCTCGGAAACCAATAACCACATTACATTGCATTTTAGAGGCATAACTGATAACCACTTTGGTATTGGGGTGAAAGCGTATGTATATACTGATGGGTCAACGCAGTTGGAAGAGATGACATTAACAAGGGGATTTCAATCTTCCATAGCTCCAAGATTGCATTTTGGATTGGGCAAGAAAGAAAAGATAGATTCGATAAGAATAGTTTGGCCCGATGAAAAAATACAATCCATTATAGCACCCAGAATCAATTCTTTCAAGGAAGTTAGATACAATGAGGCAATTGCATTGAACAAAAGAGAAAATGAAAAATCAAATAGGATTTTTTCTACTGTACAAGATTCAAGCATTTCAATACTCCACAAACATGTTGAAAATTATTATGATGATTTTAATAAAGAAATCCTTTTACCACATCAAACTTCAAAATTGGGACCTGGCATTGGCATTGGTGATTTAAATAATGATGGTACAGATGATTTAGTAATAGCAGCTGCGGCACAAAATACCACAGTTCTGTTTTTCCAAAACAAAGATGGTGGTTTCGTTAAATCTGACACAGAAGTTTTTGCTTTGGATAGTGGTTCGGAAGATATTGGAATCCATATTTTTGATGTTGAAAATGATGGTGATAAGGATATCTATATCTCTAGTGGGGGGAATGAATTTTTACCAAACTCCAAACAACTTCAGGATAGGCTTTACATTAACGATGGCAGTGGTAATTTTCAAAAGGAAGTTTTTGCGCTTCCAGAAATGACCACAAGCAGTTCAAGAGTTCATAGTTTTGACTTTGACAAGGATGGAGATTTAGACCTTTTTGTTGGTGGTCGTCTTATTCCTGGAAATTATCCATCTCCTGCAAATAGTTATCTATTGGAGAACATAAGTAAAGGTGATAAGATTCAATTTGTCGATGCAACGGAAAAACTGGCTCCTGAACTTAAAAAGTTAGGGATGGTCACAGATGGTCTTTGGACAGATTTTGACAATGATGGATGGACGGACCTTATTGTTGTTGGGGAATGGATGCCGATAACCATTCTTAAAAATAATGGGGGTTATTTCTCAAATATTTCCCCAGCATTGGGGTTAGATGATACAAATGGATGGTGGTTCAGTATTAAAGATGGTGATTTTGACAGGGATGGCGATATGGATTATATTATCGGAAACTTAGGCAAAAACTTTAAGTATAAAGCTAATGAAGAAGAAACCTTTGACATTTACTTCAATGATTTTGACAATAACAATACCAATGATATAGTGCTGAGTTATTTCAGTGAGGGGGAGCAATTTCCAGTTCGCGGAAGAGAATGTTCATCCCAACAGATACCAGCAATAAAGAAAAAGTTCAAGAATTATGAATCCTATTCACAAGCAACCTTGGAGGATATTTACACCGAGGAAGTTTTGGAAAACTCATTACATTACCAAGTAAAATCATTTTCAAGCATTTATTTGGAAAACAAAAAAGGAAAATTTGTAAAAAATAAATTGCCAAATCTTGCGCAAATTTCTTCTATTAACCAGATTCTTATTGATGATTTTGACCAAGATGATAATTTGGACGCCCTTATAGTTGGCAATCTGTACAATTCTGAAGTGGAAACACCCAGAAATGATGCTAGCAACGGCCTTTTGTTAAAAGGAGATGGCAAAGGTGATTTTCTTCCCGTATTAGCAATAAACAGTGGTTTTTATGCTTCGGGAGATGTAAAAGATATGTCCAGGATTAAAATTGTTGACAAAGAGTATATTGTGGTATCCAAAAACTCTGATTATCTTCAATTTATTGAAATCCGATAA
- a CDS encoding AGE family epimerase/isomerase encodes MDEIVQNKELLLFQNEISEELRSILNYWQKHSKDDLYGGFIGKVDSFNNRVSKAPKSVILNTRILWTFSRACNFYKDSRYDGECERAFDYLLNNFKDYEFGGVFWELDHLGSPIETRKQVYAQAFCIYALSEYYRYSKNPKALLWALELFRLIEDKAYDKVNGGYIEAFDRQWGSVADMRLSEKDLNAPKTTNTHLHILEAYTVLFEMTGNLEVENALINLLKLFHGRIFEHNNHMKLFFTREWKKLSMEISFGHDIEAVWLMLHGSKILENTELVEQTKELMVKVTKTFINEALDAEFGVINSKDPETLEIDTDRHWWPQAEAMVGLLYNWRITNDPSCLNICKQIWTFISQHIIDQEHGEWFFRIDRNGKPYLEENKIGPWKCPYHNSRALIEILQILRQN; translated from the coding sequence CTTTACGGTGGTTTTATAGGGAAAGTCGATAGTTTCAACAATAGGGTAAGCAAAGCTCCCAAAAGTGTCATTCTAAACACAAGAATACTTTGGACCTTTTCAAGAGCTTGCAACTTTTACAAAGATTCACGCTATGATGGTGAATGTGAACGTGCATTTGATTATTTACTTAATAATTTTAAAGATTATGAATTTGGGGGGGTATTTTGGGAGTTAGATCATTTAGGGAGCCCAATAGAAACTAGGAAGCAGGTTTATGCACAGGCATTCTGTATTTACGCTCTTTCCGAATATTATAGATACTCTAAAAACCCTAAAGCCCTACTTTGGGCTCTGGAATTGTTTAGACTTATAGAAGACAAGGCATATGACAAGGTTAACGGCGGATATATCGAAGCTTTTGACCGTCAATGGGGCTCTGTCGCAGATATGAGGTTAAGTGAAAAGGATTTAAATGCACCCAAAACAACAAATACACATTTACACATCCTTGAAGCATATACTGTTCTGTTTGAAATGACAGGGAATTTAGAAGTGGAAAACGCTCTCATCAATTTGCTAAAACTTTTTCATGGAAGAATTTTTGAGCACAACAACCACATGAAATTATTTTTTACAAGAGAGTGGAAAAAACTGTCAATGGAAATATCCTTTGGTCATGATATTGAGGCTGTTTGGCTAATGCTGCATGGGTCAAAAATACTGGAGAATACGGAACTTGTAGAACAAACTAAGGAGTTGATGGTAAAAGTCACCAAAACTTTTATTAACGAAGCTCTTGATGCTGAATTTGGTGTCATTAACTCAAAAGATCCTGAAACGCTAGAAATAGATACGGATAGGCATTGGTGGCCACAAGCAGAAGCAATGGTGGGGTTACTATATAATTGGAGAATTACCAATGACCCAAGTTGTTTAAATATATGCAAACAAATTTGGACATTCATATCGCAGCATATCATTGACCAAGAACATGGTGAATGGTTTTTTAGAATAGATCGAAATGGGAAACCTTACCTAGAGGAAAATAAAATTGGCCCATGGAAATGTCCATACCATAATAGCAGGGCGCTTATAGAAATACTACAAATACTGCGACAAAATTAA
- a CDS encoding SusC/RagA family TonB-linked outer membrane protein, producing MSILKTVFQATVSGTVSDASGAVLPGASIVEKGTSNGTQSDFDGNYSINVSSNATLVISYVGFLSQEIAVGNSSIINVVLQEDANQLDEVVITGYSAQSTRDITGSVSTIQSENLEATAPTGLEQALQGQASGVVVGSQGGPGGSAAVRIRGFGTINGNDPLYIIDGTPTGAGLNDINPNDIKSIQILKDASSAAIYGNRAANGVIIVTTKGGRKNSKLTFSSNAYVGVDFIPSSAFPELASPQQVAESVFREFTNSGGAPSNPQFGAGTSPVLPNFLIPQAAASVDESLYDASSRSTSFTRANPQGTDWFDEYFDAAITQSYNISASAGTENSNFFASMSVLDQDGVGIESRFTRYTLRANSTFDVTDRFRMGENITVSFSDQITPPGSDVNNGTIVSLFRMNPLIPVRDVGGNFAGSGVGGLGNGNNPIAIADRNKDNNNQSFRALGNVYGEFDIIEGLTFKSNLGFDILSFNQIYFQPPQLEGEIFDTSTFLSERNDSSNTYTWFNTLNYSKSISDDIELNVLAGTEFNKNIFRSATVNRTDFAAFAPELRFLDNASGNFGGFGIGGTATYFSVFGKADVKIKDKYLLTATVRRDETSLFNDGVNSGVFPSGSVGWRISNEDFLQDSGVFTDLLLKVGYGEVANNGNIRTDARSTTLGPDVGNYNYATGTTSSATGLGISLRGNPDITWETTESLNIGITSRLANAVNFNFDYYSATTKDMLLNVPGDPTVLGEINSVPANLGEMTNNGFDASVAYDNYRSDNPFQFNIGLNVSAYKNEVSFLDPENPDSFIDGDRIRDQNPTRTLAGHPLSSFFGVTWTGIENGRVTFLEDENGDPARGVIGNPHPDFTYGLTFNGTFKDFDFSMLLQGSQGNDIYNFNKFFTDFNKFAGGRSVNYVNEIGLPAVTSDAAIINREAQASTYYVEDGSYLRMKNIVVGYSLPEAVAEKLGLSKFRLYLQGKNLITLTDYTGLDPEISLRNFEGSVGAPELSAPDRTNPGTNLTLGVDTGVYPINRSIIFGINASF from the coding sequence ATGTCAATTTTGAAAACAGTGTTTCAAGCGACGGTTAGTGGAACTGTTTCAGATGCCTCGGGAGCAGTCCTTCCTGGTGCAAGTATTGTTGAAAAAGGAACTTCAAATGGGACTCAATCGGACTTTGATGGAAATTATTCTATAAATGTAAGCTCTAATGCTACACTTGTAATAAGCTATGTGGGTTTTCTCTCTCAAGAAATAGCAGTTGGCAACAGTAGCATAATTAATGTTGTCCTTCAAGAGGATGCCAATCAATTGGATGAAGTCGTAATTACCGGTTATTCCGCACAAAGTACTCGGGATATTACTGGTTCGGTTTCCACAATCCAATCTGAAAACTTGGAAGCAACGGCACCTACTGGTTTAGAACAAGCCTTGCAAGGTCAAGCGTCAGGTGTTGTAGTTGGAAGTCAGGGTGGTCCTGGTGGATCTGCTGCCGTAAGAATTAGAGGGTTTGGTACCATAAACGGTAATGATCCTTTATATATTATAGATGGTACACCTACTGGTGCTGGACTTAACGACATTAACCCTAATGACATTAAATCCATTCAGATTCTAAAGGATGCCTCCTCAGCTGCGATTTACGGAAACAGAGCGGCAAACGGGGTTATCATTGTTACTACCAAAGGCGGAAGGAAGAATTCAAAATTGACATTTAGCTCTAATGCATATGTAGGGGTGGATTTTATTCCCAGCTCTGCATTTCCTGAATTGGCAAGTCCGCAACAGGTGGCAGAAAGTGTTTTTAGAGAATTTACAAATTCGGGTGGGGCGCCCAGTAACCCTCAGTTTGGTGCGGGGACTTCTCCTGTTTTGCCAAACTTTTTAATTCCTCAAGCAGCAGCTTCAGTTGATGAAAGCTTGTATGATGCTAGCTCAAGATCAACCTCTTTTACCAGAGCTAACCCACAGGGTACCGATTGGTTTGATGAATATTTTGATGCCGCCATTACGCAGAGCTATAATATAAGTGCTTCTGCAGGAACGGAAAATTCCAACTTTTTTGCATCAATGAGTGTATTAGATCAAGATGGTGTTGGGATTGAATCGCGTTTCACCAGATATACATTACGTGCAAATTCAACTTTTGATGTTACTGATAGGTTTAGAATGGGCGAAAATATTACCGTTTCTTTTTCAGATCAGATTACACCTCCAGGATCAGATGTGAACAATGGTACTATTGTCAGTTTATTTAGAATGAATCCATTAATTCCGGTAAGGGACGTTGGAGGCAATTTTGCTGGGTCTGGAGTCGGTGGATTGGGGAATGGTAATAATCCAATAGCTATTGCAGATAGAAATAAAGATAATAACAATCAAAGTTTTAGAGCACTTGGTAACGTGTATGGGGAATTTGACATAATTGAGGGACTGACTTTTAAGAGCAACCTAGGTTTTGACATATTATCCTTTAATCAAATTTATTTTCAACCACCACAGCTTGAAGGAGAAATATTTGATACTTCCACTTTCTTATCAGAACGCAATGATTCTTCCAACACCTATACATGGTTCAATACACTGAACTATTCTAAATCTATCAGTGATGACATTGAATTGAATGTATTGGCCGGAACGGAATTTAACAAGAATATTTTCAGAAGTGCCACTGTCAATAGAACCGATTTTGCAGCATTTGCTCCAGAATTAAGATTTTTAGATAATGCAAGTGGAAATTTTGGTGGATTTGGTATTGGTGGTACGGCAACTTATTTTTCTGTGTTCGGAAAAGCAGATGTCAAGATAAAGGACAAGTATTTATTGACAGCTACCGTAAGACGAGATGAAACTTCTTTGTTTAATGATGGTGTTAACAGTGGTGTTTTTCCCTCAGGAAGTGTTGGGTGGAGAATCAGCAATGAAGATTTTCTGCAAGACTCAGGTGTTTTTACAGATTTGTTGTTGAAAGTGGGTTATGGTGAGGTAGCTAATAATGGTAACATTAGAACGGATGCCAGATCAACTACATTAGGCCCTGATGTTGGCAATTATAATTATGCCACAGGAACCACATCATCAGCTACCGGTTTAGGAATCTCTCTAAGGGGAAATCCAGATATTACTTGGGAAACTACCGAAAGTTTGAATATTGGTATAACATCACGATTGGCGAATGCTGTTAATTTCAATTTTGATTATTACAGTGCTACGACAAAAGATATGCTATTAAATGTGCCTGGAGATCCGACTGTGCTTGGTGAAATAAATTCAGTGCCTGCAAATTTAGGTGAAATGACCAATAATGGGTTTGATGCTTCTGTAGCTTATGATAACTACCGATCAGATAATCCGTTCCAGTTTAATATTGGGCTTAATGTTTCGGCCTATAAAAATGAAGTGTCATTTTTGGATCCTGAAAACCCAGACAGTTTCATTGATGGAGACCGTATAAGAGATCAAAACCCTACAAGAACATTAGCAGGGCATCCCTTATCATCCTTTTTTGGGGTTACTTGGACTGGTATTGAAAACGGAAGGGTCACTTTTCTTGAAGATGAAAATGGAGACCCTGCTAGAGGAGTTATAGGTAACCCTCATCCAGATTTCACTTATGGACTTACCTTCAACGGCACGTTCAAGGATTTTGATTTTTCAATGCTGTTACAAGGGTCGCAGGGTAATGATATCTATAACTTTAATAAGTTCTTTACGGATTTCAACAAATTTGCTGGAGGACGTAGTGTAAACTATGTAAACGAAATAGGGTTGCCTGCTGTCACTTCTGATGCTGCAATAATTAACCGTGAGGCCCAGGCCTCAACTTATTATGTAGAAGATGGTTCTTATTTGAGAATGAAGAATATTGTTGTGGGTTATTCATTGCCAGAAGCTGTGGCTGAAAAACTAGGGCTTAGTAAGTTCAGGTTATACTTACAAGGTAAGAACCTAATTACATTGACCGACTACACAGGTTTAGATCCAGAGATAAGTTTAAGGAATTTTGAAGGATCAGTTGGTGCTCCAGAGCTTAGCGCTCCAGACAGAACAAATCCAGGGACCAACTTAACCTTAGGTGTAGATACTGGTGTCTACCCAATAAACAGGTCAATTATTTTTGGAATTAACGCTTCATTTTAA
- a CDS encoding RagB/SusD family nutrient uptake outer membrane protein produces the protein MKNLLKQLLFFALVLSIGSCKDELDVPLSATSADEIVATAALAEQLTVGAYAGLEMRRESAASNWTFGGCGSDDAFKGSTPGDQSEITQMEIYDVAANNEYVRLRWRGLYEGIARSNAAIGVVAEGLESEALTPMAANAFLAELRFLRGFYHFQLRMTFGNVPYIDETITETPTNNTDIYPNIEADFQFAIDNLDVESTRFGGANQWNAKAYLAKVHMYQLDYAAAKPLLQDIIDNGPYSLMPSFHQNFNFAFNNNSETVFAVQYAVNDGSGASQDNGNQGDELNYPHDQSPFGCCGFYQPTHDLVNAYLTDANGLPLTIPPSDPANYVANVDPSNPNSETPVEDGDAGTSVFAEETRNLDPRLDWTVARPGIPLFDRGDFMLAWSRDPAAGGPYYSKKLLWAESEDGLARVAGAWGQNISVIQTNLIRYSEILLWRAEIAVSESDLNTAVTLVDQVRQRNMDPDTWVKENDGVTNAANYAIGLYADNGGFPDATFAMNAVIMEYRLETAMEGRRFFDLVRRGIAKEVLDGYTSRPQFRSYLNGVTFPATRGIYPLPQEAIDLSFGALTQNTY, from the coding sequence ATGAAAAATCTATTGAAACAATTATTGTTCTTTGCTTTAGTATTAAGCATAGGATCATGTAAAGATGAACTTGACGTTCCCCTTTCGGCAACTTCTGCAGACGAAATTGTTGCTACTGCAGCATTGGCGGAACAATTGACAGTGGGCGCTTATGCAGGACTTGAAATGAGAAGAGAATCGGCAGCTTCTAACTGGACATTTGGAGGTTGTGGCTCGGATGACGCTTTTAAAGGAAGTACCCCAGGAGACCAGTCAGAAATTACCCAAATGGAAATTTATGATGTCGCTGCTAATAATGAATATGTAAGACTAAGATGGAGAGGTCTTTATGAAGGAATAGCGCGTTCCAATGCTGCTATAGGGGTAGTAGCTGAAGGATTGGAATCTGAAGCTCTTACTCCAATGGCTGCCAATGCATTTTTGGCAGAGTTACGGTTTTTAAGGGGGTTCTATCATTTTCAATTAAGAATGACTTTTGGCAATGTACCTTACATTGACGAAACCATAACCGAAACTCCTACTAATAATACGGACATCTATCCAAATATTGAGGCTGACTTTCAATTTGCCATAGACAACCTTGATGTGGAAAGTACACGTTTTGGTGGCGCGAATCAATGGAATGCCAAAGCATATTTAGCAAAAGTGCATATGTACCAATTGGATTATGCCGCCGCAAAACCACTTTTACAAGATATCATTGACAACGGACCTTATAGTTTAATGCCCAGTTTCCATCAAAATTTTAACTTTGCATTCAATAACAATAGTGAGACTGTTTTTGCAGTACAATATGCAGTGAATGATGGTTCAGGTGCCAGTCAAGATAATGGAAACCAAGGTGACGAATTGAACTACCCCCATGACCAGAGCCCTTTCGGGTGTTGTGGCTTCTATCAGCCAACGCATGATCTCGTCAATGCATATTTAACGGATGCCAATGGCTTGCCATTGACTATACCCCCATCGGACCCAGCGAATTATGTGGCCAATGTTGATCCTAGCAATCCAAATAGCGAAACACCTGTTGAAGATGGGGATGCCGGTACATCCGTTTTTGCTGAAGAAACCAGAAATCTCGATCCTAGATTGGATTGGACGGTAGCCAGACCAGGTATTCCATTGTTTGATCGTGGAGATTTCATGCTGGCTTGGTCACGCGACCCAGCTGCTGGGGGCCCATACTACAGTAAAAAATTGTTATGGGCAGAATCAGAAGATGGTTTGGCAAGAGTAGCCGGTGCGTGGGGACAGAATATCAGTGTTATTCAGACAAACCTTATCCGTTATTCCGAAATATTGTTATGGAGAGCTGAAATAGCCGTTTCAGAAAGTGATTTAAACACAGCCGTTACATTGGTTGACCAAGTAAGGCAAAGAAACATGGATCCTGATACCTGGGTAAAGGAAAATGATGGAGTTACCAATGCTGCTAATTATGCCATAGGTCTATATGCAGACAACGGAGGCTTCCCAGATGCAACGTTCGCCATGAATGCTGTAATAATGGAATATCGCTTGGAAACTGCCATGGAAGGACGTCGATTTTTTGATTTAGTGCGAAGAGGTATTGCCAAAGAAGTTTTAGATGGTTACACATCACGTCCACAGTTTAGATCATACCTAAACGGCGTTACTTTTCCAGCAACTAGAGGAATCTACCCGTTACCGCAAGAAGCGATAGATTTGTCATTTGGTGCTTTAACGCAAAACACATATTAG